The Eurosta solidaginis isolate ZX-2024a chromosome 4, ASM4086904v1, whole genome shotgun sequence genome includes a window with the following:
- the LOC137248156 gene encoding probable ATP-dependent RNA helicase ddx42, whose protein sequence is MENLDVNIKFKLISTNINSIPPYDGNRDALSNFVHRIDSMVQILNSFTADEYKILLIGQIKDKIIGSARRSILINGNPDTWPEIRKVLIDNHGEKNSVDELIDKIRVCRCDSTIEAFYNLLNTLLCRLNNASQFSGNSSLSINSESNARIALNSFKFGLPEPVKSIIVSRDPKTLKDAYDIIKSNGYLKYTNKRTNFFNSTQFNKNNNNFEHNVSNMSSYATQQHRQHNRENNLNNYVNQQNRQQFSNNDRVNDISSNVSQQHRPQYSNSNINNSGRYNNHNSMNSFVQPSFNSNNSNQTNRTNRSSRNFYNQYNNNNNEGLYNNRNPPAEPTEIGVNENEQNFQLDGLRNYPI, encoded by the coding sequence ATGGAGAACTTAGATGtcaatattaaatttaaacttaTTTCGACAAACATAAATAGCATTCCTCCTTATGATGGAAATAGAGACGCATTGTCAAATTTCGTACATCGAATAGACTCCATGGttcaaattttaaatagtttCACCGCTGacgaatataaaattttattaattggccaaattaaagataaaattatTGGGAGTGCTAGAAGATCAATTTTAATCAACGGGAATCCAGACACTTGGCCAGAAATAAGAAAAGTTCTTATCGATAATCATGGCGAAAAAAATTCCGTTGATGAATTAATCGATAAAATACGAGTTTGTAGATGTGATTCTACAATTGAAGCTTTTTATAATTTACTCAATACATTATTATGTCGATTAAATAACGCATCACAATTTAGTGGAAATAGTTCATTGAGTATAAATAGTGAAAGCAATGCCAGAATTGCCTTGAATTCATTTAAATTTGGTTTACCGGAACCTGTAAAAAGCATTATTGTGAGTAGGGATCCAAAAACGTTAAAAGATGCatatgatattataaaatcaaatGGTTATTTGAAATATACAAACAaacgaacaaatttttttaacagtACTCagtttaacaaaaataataataactttgaACATAATGTTAGTAACATGAGTTCTTATGCTACTCAACAGCATAGACAACATAACAGAGAAAACAATCTGAATAATTATGTTAATCAACAGAATAGGCAGCAGTTCAGTAATAACGATAGAGTAAACGATATTAGCAGTAATGTTAGCCAACAACATAGACCACAGTACAGCAACAGTAATATTAATAATTCTGGGCGATACAATAACCATAACAGTATGAATTCTTTTGTTCAGCCAAGTTTTAatagcaacaacagcaaccaaaCAAATAGAACGAATCGTAGCTCACGTAATTTTTATAATcaatataataacaacaataatgaaGGACTGTATAATAATAGAAATCCGCCTGCGGAGCCTACGGAAATAGGAGTCAATGAAAatgaacaaaattttcaattagacGGTCTAAGAAATTACCCTATATAA